CCCACGGTCTAACAATTCTTGAATCTaagccttaagctctgtaagctccttcggtgccattcggtaAGGGGCGATAGTCACTGGAGCTGTACCCGgaatcaactcaatcccaaactctaccTCACAGCTCGGAGACAACCCCGGTAGTTCCTCTAGAAAAATATCTGAAAAATCCCTCATAGTTCTAATGTCCTTAACCGAAGAGTCCTTAGAACCTGAAATACTGACGTAGGCCAAAAATGCCTGACATCCATTCCGAACTAACTTTTTCGCTACCAAAGCTAAGATCACATTAGTCAGGTAGTCTCGTTGCTCCCCAATCACCATTACCTCATTGTTCTCCTCGGTCCTCAAGATAACCCTTTTCGTTGCACAATCCAAACTTACCCGatgtttaaccagccagtccattcccaaaatcagatCAAACTCCCCAAATGGAAGCTTCATTAGATCACCCATAAATACTGTCTCTTGGACCTCTAACGAAACATCTCTATACAATTTACTAACCCGGATGGATTGCCCCAAAGGACTTAACACCATTACCTCACTATCAATACTCTCGATTGGAATCCCCAAAGTTTCAGACACAGTACTAGCTACATATGAGTGGGTAGAtcctatgtctatcagtgcaagGTAAGGTACATATAAAGTAAAAACGTATCTGTAATGACGTCCAGAGTATCTCTGTCCTCACGAAGATAAGCAGCATAGACCAAAGCAGACTGCCTCACCTCATCCGGTCTCACACCTCTGCCTAGTGCTCTCTGCCCTTAGCCCATGCCATTACCACCCTTGGCTTGACCCAGGCCCCTAGGTGGCTGTTGAACTACCCTTGGCAGCTGTGCAGTCCCAGTAACCGAAGCTTGCATCTCATCAATTCTCAATGGACAATCTCGAACACGGTGCTCAGTGGACCCAAATCTCAAGCATGCCCTGGTAGTCCTCCAACACTCGCTcggatggcgtctaccacagtGTCCACAAAGCACCACCCCAGTAGGTGCCACAGGAGGCCCAACTCTCACTGGCCCATCAAATCTGGccttttcttaggcctcatcctAGAACTCGAGGGTTCTAAATCCCTCTAAGTCTTTCCTCTCTCGCATTCCCTGTTCTAGTACTCCACGTGCTTAAGATCCTCAGCAATATTAGTTTTCTCGACCAGAATAACAAATTCACACTCCCTCTGCGAAGCTATCAGCACTCTCAAGCTGTCCCTAAGGCCGTCCTCAAAACCGACACACCTCTCATATTCAGATGCCACCATGCCTCGCGCATAACGGCTTAGTCTTAAAAATtcggcctcatactcagccatTGATCGATCACCCTGGGTGAGATTAAGGAACTCCCATCTTCTAACGTTGATATAACTGGCCCTCACGTATTTTTTGTGAAAAATCATCTTAAAGAGATCCCATGTCAGTCGGTCGGGCTAGGTGCCCTCCTTAACCATCAACCACCACTGGTACGCCTCATCACGAAGCAGAGATACAGCTCCCTTGAGCTTCTTCTTAGCAGTAAAATCCAGGTCAACCATAATTCTTTCCgtggcctccatccaatactcagccacgTTAGGGGTGACTCCAGCGACACTCCTAAATAATTCAACCCAGTTGGATCAAAGTCGTTCCGTAACCGACCCTCGGCCCTTAGTTCTAGCGttaggcccagcgaccctctttAAAATCTgtagcatggcttgggacagtgagTCGTCCCCAGCTACACGATCTCGAGACCCAGTCTCTATCACAGGTGATACCGATGTCTCACTGGTATCCAAGTTAGATAGATTTCTAAATGATAAAGACCTCGCTTAAGCCCCTCTACGACCTCTGCCACGGCCTCTAGTACCCCATCTATGAGTACCACATGTGCCCATTgtaaatttc
Above is a genomic segment from Gossypium arboreum isolate Shixiya-1 chromosome 8, ASM2569848v2, whole genome shotgun sequence containing:
- the LOC108481170 gene encoding uncharacterized protein LOC108481170 encodes the protein MGETSVSPVIETGSRDRVAGDDSLSQAMLQILKRVAGPNARTKGRGSVAGVTPNVAEYWMEATERIMVDLDFTAKKKLKGAVSLLRDEAYQCYINVRRWEFLNLTQGDRSMAEYEAEFLRLSRYARGMVASEYERCVGFEDGLRDSLRVLIASQRECEFVILVEKTNIAEDLKHVERHPSECWRTTRACLRFGSTEHRVRDCPLRIDEMQASVTGTAQLPRRYSGRHYRYVFTLYVPYLALIDIGSTHSYVASTVSETLGIPIESIDSEVMVLSPLGQSIRVSKLYRDVSLEVQETVFMGDLMKLPFGEFDLILGMDWLVKHRVSLDCATKRVILRTEENNEVMVIGEQRDYLTNVILALVAKKLVRNGCQAFLAYVSISGSKDSSVKDIRTMRDFSDIFLEELPGLSPSCEVEFGIELIPGTAPVTIAPYRMAPKELTELKA